The Azospirillum baldaniorum genome contains a region encoding:
- a CDS encoding cytochrome c oxidase subunit 3 — translation MADITHAQMPHPPASAHGAGEGAGIPHPYHLVKPSPWPLLGAFAAGLFATGMVIYMHGGGWLLAALGFLSILGVMFGWWRDVIKEAVREKAHTPVVKIGLRYGMALFIASEVMFFAAFFWAFYDAALYPKVFAENPHGVWPPPNITVLETFHLPLMMTLILLLSGVTVTWAHHAILEGRNKEASRALGLTVLLGVMFTFFQGWEYAHAAFGFKQGIYPSTFYMATGFHGFHVIIGTIFLAVCWFRTMKGHFTPRSHFGFEAAAWYWHFVDVVWLFLFVSIYWWGSLGAASGH, via the coding sequence ATGGCCGACATCACGCACGCGCAAATGCCGCATCCCCCAGCCTCCGCGCACGGCGCGGGCGAGGGCGCCGGCATCCCGCATCCCTACCATCTGGTGAAGCCGAGCCCGTGGCCTCTGCTGGGCGCCTTCGCGGCCGGTCTGTTCGCGACGGGCATGGTCATCTACATGCACGGCGGCGGCTGGCTGCTGGCAGCCCTCGGCTTCCTGTCCATCCTGGGCGTGATGTTCGGCTGGTGGCGCGACGTCATCAAGGAGGCGGTGCGCGAGAAGGCGCACACCCCGGTGGTGAAGATCGGCCTGCGCTACGGCATGGCGCTGTTCATCGCCTCGGAGGTGATGTTCTTCGCCGCCTTCTTCTGGGCCTTCTACGACGCGGCGCTCTATCCGAAGGTGTTCGCCGAGAACCCGCACGGCGTCTGGCCGCCGCCGAACATCACGGTGCTGGAAACCTTCCACCTGCCGCTGATGATGACGCTGATCCTGCTGCTGTCGGGGGTCACCGTCACCTGGGCGCACCACGCCATCCTTGAGGGCCGCAACAAGGAGGCGTCGCGCGCGCTGGGCCTGACCGTCCTGCTGGGGGTGATGTTCACCTTCTTCCAGGGTTGGGAATACGCCCACGCCGCCTTCGGCTTCAAGCAGGGCATCTACCCGTCGACCTTCTACATGGCGACCGGCTTCCACGGCTTCCACGTCATCATCGGGACCATCTTCCTGGCGGTCTGCTGGTTCCGCACCATGAAGGGCCACTTCACCCCGCGGAGCCATTTCGGCTTCGAGGCGGCGGCTTGGTACTGGCACTTCGTGGACGTGGTCTGGCTGTTCCTGTTCGTGTCGATCTACTGGTGGGGTTCGCTGGGCGCCGCCAGCGGCCACTGA
- a CDS encoding DUF983 domain-containing protein — translation MSTYYSSPSPLTAGLRCACPRCGRGKLFHGYLTVNERCSVCNLNLARQDSGDGPAVFLIFILGFLVVPVALWVSMTVDWPLWLHAIVWSIVVLGLALGMLRPAKAYVVALQYRHRRNELEDPDE, via the coding sequence TTGAGCACGTACTACTCCAGCCCATCGCCCCTGACCGCGGGCCTGCGCTGCGCCTGCCCGCGCTGCGGACGGGGCAAGCTGTTCCACGGTTATCTGACGGTCAACGAGCGCTGTTCGGTGTGCAACCTGAACCTCGCCCGGCAGGACAGCGGCGACGGGCCGGCGGTCTTCCTGATCTTCATCCTGGGTTTCCTGGTCGTGCCGGTGGCGCTGTGGGTGTCGATGACGGTGGACTGGCCTTTGTGGCTGCACGCCATCGTCTGGAGCATCGTCGTGCTGGGGCTGGCGCTCGGCATGCTGCGCCCGGCCAAGGCCTATGTGGTGGCGCTGCAGTACCGCCACCGCCGCAACGAGCTGGAGGACCCGGACGAGTGA
- a CDS encoding YqgE/AlgH family protein: MPHLTKSSDYLTGQLLIAMPGMTDPRFQRTVIYMCAHNEDGAMGLVVNRLFGSVTFEDLLEQLEIEIQEPIANMPVHYGGPVESGRGFVLHSTDYVRDGTLVVDDEVALTATIDILRAISEDRGPRRNILLLGYAGWGPGQLDAEIQANGWLNVPCDETLLFDPELDTKWERSIAKLGVSLSMLSAEAGHA, encoded by the coding sequence ATGCCGCACCTGACCAAGTCCTCGGACTATCTGACCGGCCAGTTGCTGATCGCCATGCCGGGCATGACGGACCCGCGTTTTCAGCGGACCGTGATCTATATGTGCGCCCACAACGAAGACGGCGCCATGGGCCTCGTCGTCAATCGCCTGTTCGGGTCGGTCACCTTCGAGGATTTGCTGGAGCAGCTCGAGATCGAAATCCAGGAGCCGATCGCCAACATGCCCGTCCATTATGGCGGGCCTGTGGAGTCCGGGCGCGGATTCGTCCTGCATTCGACCGATTATGTGCGGGATGGCACGCTGGTGGTGGACGACGAGGTGGCGCTGACCGCGACCATCGACATCCTGCGCGCGATTTCCGAGGACCGCGGGCCGCGCCGCAACATCCTGCTGCTCGGCTACGCCGGCTGGGGGCCGGGACAATTGGATGCGGAAATCCAGGCGAACGGCTGGCTGAACGTGCCCTGCGACGAGACCCTGCTGTTCGATCCCGAACTGGACACCAAGTGGGAACGCTCGATCGCCAAGCTCGGCGTCAGCCTGTCCATGCTGTCGGCGGAGGCCGGGCACGCCTGA
- a CDS encoding SURF1 family protein, with product MTAAAEPRRFRPSLWATLITVPAVLVMLGLGTWQMQRLAWKEDLVRRVEQRLHAAPIPLPPTIADPEALEFRPVTVTGRFLNDKELLLVARPRQGQAGYELLTPLQRPAEEGGGVVLVNRGFLPMDKRDAASRPESRVEGPVTVTGLVRLPQPAGWLQPGNRPGAESWMRLDLPAMAAAVKLESVAPLAVEMTPDPARGNAPLNGIQPLVELPNNHRQYAFTWYSLAATLVVVYVLSQRRRTNPAS from the coding sequence ATGACCGCCGCCGCCGAACCCCGCCGCTTCCGCCCCTCGCTGTGGGCGACGCTGATCACCGTTCCCGCCGTGCTGGTCATGCTGGGGCTGGGGACATGGCAGATGCAGCGGCTGGCGTGGAAGGAGGATCTGGTCCGCCGGGTGGAGCAGCGGCTGCACGCCGCCCCCATCCCGCTGCCCCCCACCATCGCCGATCCGGAGGCGTTGGAGTTCCGTCCGGTGACCGTCACCGGGCGCTTCCTGAACGACAAGGAACTGCTGCTGGTGGCCCGGCCCCGGCAGGGGCAGGCTGGCTACGAACTGCTGACCCCGCTGCAGCGCCCGGCGGAGGAGGGCGGCGGCGTGGTGCTGGTCAACCGCGGCTTCCTGCCCATGGACAAGCGCGACGCGGCCAGCCGCCCGGAGAGCCGGGTGGAGGGGCCGGTGACCGTCACCGGTCTGGTCCGTCTGCCGCAGCCCGCCGGCTGGCTCCAACCGGGCAACCGGCCGGGGGCGGAGTCCTGGATGCGTCTGGACCTGCCGGCCATGGCCGCTGCCGTGAAGCTGGAGAGTGTCGCCCCGCTGGCGGTCGAGATGACTCCCGACCCGGCGCGCGGCAACGCGCCGCTGAACGGAATTCAGCCCTTGGTCGAGCTGCCCAACAACCATAGGCAATACGCGTTCACCTGGTATAGCCTCGCCGCGACGCTGGTCGTCGTCTATGTGCTGTCCCAACGCCGGAGGACCAACCCGGCATCCTAG
- a CDS encoding cytochrome c oxidase assembly protein, whose amino-acid sequence MNDRREGDKGLRRKNRLFMAGLFGLVFGMVGLAYASVPLYALFCQVTGFGGTTQRADAAPARQVDRVIKVRFNADVNQSLPWRFKPEQKELTVKLGEMGLAAYQAANRTDRPTVGTALYNVTPDKVGKYFNKIECFCFTEQVLEPGQSVDMPVAFFVDPALADDPAMEDVTTITLSYTFFRAKDETQVLAQHATQAAGAKGTGTAAN is encoded by the coding sequence ATGAACGACCGGCGAGAAGGCGACAAAGGGCTCCGGCGGAAGAACCGCCTGTTCATGGCCGGGCTGTTCGGCCTCGTCTTCGGGATGGTCGGGCTGGCCTACGCCTCGGTGCCGCTCTACGCGCTGTTCTGTCAGGTGACCGGCTTCGGCGGCACCACCCAGCGGGCCGACGCCGCGCCCGCGCGGCAGGTCGACCGCGTCATCAAGGTCCGCTTCAACGCTGACGTCAACCAGTCGCTGCCCTGGCGCTTCAAGCCGGAGCAGAAGGAACTGACGGTGAAGCTGGGCGAGATGGGGCTGGCCGCCTATCAGGCCGCCAACCGGACCGACCGGCCCACCGTGGGCACCGCGCTCTACAACGTCACGCCGGACAAGGTCGGCAAGTACTTCAACAAGATCGAGTGCTTCTGCTTCACCGAGCAGGTGCTGGAGCCCGGTCAGTCGGTGGACATGCCGGTGGCCTTCTTCGTCGATCCGGCCCTGGCCGACGATCCGGCGATGGAGGATGTGACCACCATCACCCTGTCCTACACCTTCTTCCGCGCCAAGGACGAGACCCAGGTGCTGGCGCAGCACGCGACGCAGGCCGCGGGTGCGAAAGGCACCGGGACCGCGGCGAACTGA
- a CDS encoding carboxypeptidase M32 — protein MTAAYRELERRFARIAAIGDALGILSWDSQTMMPDGSSDGRAEQTATLTVLAHELQTDPRVADWLATAEGAGGLDAWQAANLREMRRTHRHATAVPADLIEATSKAISACEMTWRSARAESDFAKLLPSLSEVLCRVRECGEAKAAAMGLSPYDAMLDEHDPGARSERIDALFAGLAGFLPELIGRVLDRQAAEPAPLRPVGPFAVANQKALGERLMRAAGFDFTRGRLDVSLHPFCGGATGDVRITTRYDEDDFTKALMGVMHETGHALYEQGRPRDWLNQPVGLARGMAVHESQSLIVEMQACRSPEFLCWLAPVAQEAFGGSGPAWEPDNLRRLYSRVERGFIRVDADEVTYPAHIILRYRLEKALIAGDLALADLPGAWNDGMKELVGVVPPDDRLGCLQDIHWPSGAWGYFPSYTLGAMTAAQLFEAAAKADPDIRPALARGDLGPLVAWLGANVHGKGCLYASGDELLIAATGRPLDAAVFRRHLESRYLGA, from the coding sequence ATGACAGCCGCCTATCGGGAGTTGGAACGCCGCTTCGCCCGCATCGCCGCCATCGGCGACGCCCTGGGCATCCTGAGTTGGGACAGCCAGACCATGATGCCCGACGGCTCCAGCGACGGGCGGGCCGAGCAGACCGCCACCCTGACCGTGCTGGCCCACGAGCTGCAAACCGACCCCCGCGTGGCCGACTGGCTGGCGACGGCGGAGGGCGCGGGCGGGCTGGACGCATGGCAGGCGGCCAACCTGCGGGAGATGCGGCGCACTCACCGCCACGCCACCGCCGTTCCCGCTGACCTGATCGAGGCGACCAGCAAGGCGATCTCGGCCTGCGAGATGACGTGGCGCAGCGCGCGGGCGGAAAGCGATTTCGCCAAGCTGCTGCCCAGCCTGTCGGAGGTGCTGTGCCGCGTGCGCGAGTGCGGCGAGGCCAAGGCGGCGGCCATGGGCCTGTCGCCCTACGACGCCATGCTGGACGAGCACGACCCCGGCGCCCGCTCGGAGCGGATCGACGCCCTGTTCGCCGGTCTGGCCGGCTTCCTGCCGGAGCTGATCGGGCGCGTCCTCGACCGGCAGGCCGCCGAACCGGCGCCGCTGCGGCCCGTGGGGCCCTTCGCCGTCGCCAACCAGAAGGCGCTGGGCGAGCGGCTGATGCGCGCGGCGGGCTTCGACTTCACCCGCGGACGGCTGGACGTGTCGCTGCATCCCTTCTGCGGCGGCGCCACCGGCGACGTGCGCATCACCACCCGCTACGACGAGGACGACTTCACCAAGGCCCTGATGGGGGTGATGCACGAGACGGGCCACGCCCTCTACGAGCAGGGCCGCCCGCGCGACTGGTTGAACCAGCCGGTCGGGCTGGCCCGCGGCATGGCGGTGCATGAGAGCCAGTCGCTGATCGTGGAGATGCAGGCCTGCCGGTCGCCGGAGTTCCTGTGCTGGCTGGCCCCGGTCGCGCAGGAGGCGTTCGGCGGCTCCGGCCCGGCCTGGGAGCCGGACAACCTGCGCCGCCTCTACAGCCGGGTGGAGCGCGGCTTCATCCGGGTGGACGCCGACGAGGTGACCTACCCGGCCCACATCATCCTGCGCTATCGGCTGGAGAAGGCGCTGATCGCCGGGGATTTGGCGTTGGCCGACCTGCCGGGCGCCTGGAACGACGGCATGAAGGAATTGGTTGGGGTTGTACCGCCGGACGACCGGCTGGGCTGCCTTCAGGACATTCACTGGCCGTCCGGTGCCTGGGGCTACTTCCCCAGCTACACACTGGGCGCCATGACCGCCGCCCAGCTGTTCGAAGCCGCGGCGAAGGCCGATCCGGACATCCGCCCGGCGCTGGCGCGCGGCGACCTCGGGCCGCTGGTGGCGTGGCTGGGGGCGAATGTGCACGGCAAGGGGTGCCTGTACGCATCGGGCGACGAGTTGCTGATTGCCGCCACCGGGCGCCCGCTCGACGCGGCGGTGTTCCGGCGGCATCTGGAAAGCCGGTATCTGGGCGCTTGA
- the thrC gene encoding threonine synthase encodes MKYVSTRGQAPVLGFEEVLLAGLARDGGLYVPDSWPQFSADEIRAMRGLPYSEIAVRVMLPFLGGAIAEDDFRAIVKDAYASFDHAAVVPLVQLDQRTWVMELFHGPTLAFKDVALQLLGRLFDHVLAKRGKRVTIVGATSGDTGSAAIEACRDRQNVDIFILHPKGRTSEVQRRQMTSVLSDNVHNIALHGTFDDCQDLVKALFNDMAFRDKMGLSAVNSINWARIMAQIVYYFAAAVALGAPDRKVAFTVPTGNFGNVYAAYGARAMGLPVERLVVGSNANDILARFFASGTMSAAPVVPTLSPSMDIQISSNFERLLFDLLGRDGAAVQAAMDGFRAEGKFAVTDAQLAEAHAIFAAGRADDARTMDVIKEVWEKTGGYQVDPHTAVGIHSAATAPVDPSVPVVVMATAHPAKFPDAVETATGRRPVLPPRLADLYEREERLSELPNDVAAVQEFVVARARAAKEAA; translated from the coding sequence TTGAAGTACGTCAGCACGCGGGGCCAGGCCCCGGTCCTGGGTTTCGAGGAAGTCCTTCTGGCCGGTCTCGCGCGTGACGGCGGCCTCTATGTCCCGGATAGCTGGCCGCAGTTCTCGGCCGACGAGATCCGCGCGATGCGCGGCCTTCCCTACAGCGAGATCGCCGTGCGCGTCATGCTGCCCTTCCTGGGCGGCGCCATCGCCGAGGACGACTTCCGCGCCATCGTGAAGGACGCCTACGCCAGCTTCGACCACGCCGCGGTGGTGCCGCTGGTGCAGCTCGACCAGCGCACCTGGGTGATGGAGCTGTTCCACGGCCCGACGCTGGCCTTCAAGGACGTGGCGCTGCAACTGCTCGGCCGCCTGTTCGACCATGTGCTGGCCAAGCGCGGCAAGCGGGTGACCATCGTCGGCGCCACCTCAGGCGACACCGGCTCCGCCGCCATCGAGGCGTGCCGCGACCGCCAGAACGTGGACATCTTCATCCTGCACCCGAAGGGCCGCACGTCGGAGGTGCAGCGCCGCCAGATGACCAGCGTCCTGTCGGACAACGTGCACAACATCGCGCTGCACGGCACCTTCGACGACTGCCAGGATCTGGTGAAGGCGCTGTTCAACGACATGGCCTTCCGCGACAAGATGGGCCTGTCGGCGGTGAATTCGATCAACTGGGCGCGCATCATGGCCCAGATCGTCTATTACTTCGCCGCCGCGGTGGCGCTGGGCGCGCCCGACCGCAAGGTGGCCTTCACCGTGCCCACCGGCAATTTCGGCAACGTCTACGCCGCCTACGGCGCGCGGGCGATGGGGCTGCCGGTGGAGCGGCTGGTCGTGGGCTCCAACGCCAACGACATCCTGGCGCGCTTTTTTGCCAGCGGCACCATGTCGGCGGCTCCGGTCGTGCCCACATTGAGTCCCAGCATGGACATCCAGATCTCCTCCAACTTCGAGCGGCTGCTGTTCGACCTGCTGGGCCGCGACGGCGCCGCCGTGCAGGCCGCCATGGACGGCTTCCGCGCGGAGGGCAAATTCGCCGTCACCGACGCGCAGCTGGCCGAGGCGCACGCGATCTTCGCCGCGGGCCGCGCCGACGACGCCCGGACCATGGACGTCATCAAGGAGGTCTGGGAGAAGACCGGCGGCTATCAGGTCGATCCGCACACCGCCGTCGGCATCCATTCCGCGGCGACCGCCCCGGTCGATCCGTCGGTGCCGGTGGTGGTGATGGCGACCGCCCACCCCGCCAAGTTCCCCGACGCGGTGGAGACGGCCACCGGCCGGCGCCCGGTCCTGCCGCCGCGCCTCGCCGACCTCTACGAGCGGGAGGAGCGGCTGTCCGAGCTGCCCAACGACGTGGCGGCGGTCCAGGAGTTCGTCGTCGCCCGCGCCCGCGCCGCCAAGGAGGCCGCATGA
- a CDS encoding GNAT family N-acetyltransferase: MIRLLGSGLISPPAVRLDGPICYIRPPLPRDWREWADLRADSRAFLTPWEPTWPADALTRAAFGRRLRRQAQEWRDDQGYSFLVYDRATDRLVGGLGLTNLRRGVAQMATLGYWVGQPYARNGYMSGATRLVLDFAFGQLGLHRVEAACLPTNAPSRGLLEKVGFTHEGYARGYLRIDGVWRDHVLYAILREEWRG; the protein is encoded by the coding sequence ATGATCCGCCTGCTCGGCAGTGGTCTCATCAGCCCGCCGGCGGTCCGGCTCGACGGGCCGATCTGCTACATCCGCCCGCCACTGCCGCGGGACTGGCGGGAATGGGCCGACCTGCGGGCGGATTCCCGCGCCTTCCTGACCCCCTGGGAGCCGACCTGGCCGGCGGACGCCCTGACCCGCGCCGCCTTCGGGCGTCGGCTGCGGCGGCAGGCGCAGGAGTGGCGCGACGACCAGGGCTACAGCTTTCTCGTCTATGACCGCGCGACCGACCGGCTGGTCGGCGGGCTCGGGCTGACCAACCTGCGGCGCGGCGTGGCCCAGATGGCGACGCTCGGCTACTGGGTGGGGCAGCCCTACGCGCGCAACGGCTACATGTCCGGCGCGACCCGGCTGGTTCTGGATTTCGCCTTCGGGCAGTTGGGGCTGCACCGGGTCGAGGCGGCCTGCCTGCCGACCAACGCGCCCAGCCGCGGCCTGTTGGAAAAGGTCGGCTTCACCCATGAAGGCTACGCGCGCGGCTATCTGCGCATCGACGGGGTGTGGAGGGACCATGTCCTCTACGCCATCCTGCGCGAGGAATGGCGGGGTTAG
- a CDS encoding glycoside hydrolase family 5 protein → MGIAKGFLHTDGNQIVDSSGQNVKLTGVNWFGGEGFVFNPNGMDMRGYWGMMEQMKELGFNTIRLPWSDAALDADRATGIDTSKNPDLANKSPLEVMDKVIDYAGRIGMKVILDHHRSSDGASANENGLWYDDKYPESKMIENWKMLAERYKGNDTVVGADLHNEPHGQATWGGGDKATDWAWAAERIGNEIQSVNKDWLLLVEGVEIHQNQWEWWGGNLRGAKDRPIEFDHPDKLVYSVHSYGPSIHEMEWFKASDYPNNLPGQYTDNWGWLLKEDKAPVLVGEFGGKLETDQDKAYMAKLIDYMNGDLDGNGTNDLGAGKEGASWTYWSWNPNSGDTGGILKDDWQTVDQTKYNAIKEGLFDGGSPAKAAWAPAKAQALGEGDINVLSHTVTQPQAADHSTAASVNAALAAQTVELPPVDAAHDPSALHHDPLDVHTGA, encoded by the coding sequence ATGGGCATCGCCAAGGGCTTCCTGCACACGGACGGCAACCAGATCGTCGATTCGTCGGGTCAGAACGTCAAGCTGACGGGCGTCAACTGGTTCGGCGGCGAGGGCTTCGTCTTCAACCCCAACGGCATGGACATGCGCGGGTACTGGGGGATGATGGAGCAGATGAAGGAGCTGGGCTTCAACACCATCCGCCTGCCGTGGAGCGACGCGGCTCTGGACGCCGACCGGGCGACGGGCATCGACACCTCCAAGAATCCCGACCTCGCGAATAAGTCCCCGCTTGAGGTCATGGACAAGGTGATCGACTACGCCGGGCGCATCGGCATGAAGGTCATCCTCGACCACCATCGCTCCAGCGACGGTGCGTCGGCCAACGAGAACGGCCTGTGGTACGACGACAAGTACCCGGAGTCGAAGATGATCGAAAACTGGAAGATGCTGGCCGAGCGCTACAAGGGCAACGACACGGTGGTCGGCGCCGACCTGCACAACGAGCCGCACGGGCAGGCGACCTGGGGCGGTGGCGACAAGGCCACCGATTGGGCCTGGGCCGCGGAGCGCATCGGCAACGAGATCCAGTCGGTCAACAAGGATTGGCTGCTGCTGGTCGAGGGCGTCGAAATCCACCAGAATCAGTGGGAGTGGTGGGGCGGCAACCTGCGCGGCGCCAAGGACCGCCCGATCGAATTCGATCATCCGGACAAGCTGGTCTACTCGGTCCACTCCTACGGCCCGTCCATCCACGAGATGGAGTGGTTCAAGGCCAGCGACTACCCGAACAACCTGCCGGGCCAGTACACCGACAATTGGGGCTGGCTGCTGAAGGAAGACAAGGCGCCCGTGCTGGTCGGCGAGTTCGGCGGCAAGCTGGAGACCGATCAGGACAAGGCCTACATGGCCAAGCTGATCGATTACATGAACGGCGACCTGGACGGCAACGGCACCAACGATCTCGGCGCCGGCAAGGAAGGGGCGAGCTGGACCTACTGGTCGTGGAACCCGAACTCGGGCGACACCGGCGGCATCCTGAAGGACGATTGGCAGACGGTCGACCAGACCAAGTACAACGCCATCAAGGAAGGCCTGTTCGACGGCGGCAGCCCGGCCAAGGCCGCCTGGGCTCCGGCCAAGGCCCAGGCGCTGGGTGAGGGCGACATCAACGTCCTGTCCCACACGGTGACCCAGCCGCAGGCGGCGGACCACAGCACCGCCGCGTCGGTCAACGCCGCGCTCGCCGCCCAGACGGTGGAGCTTCCGCCGGTCGATGCCGCGCACGATCCGTCGGCGCTGCACCACGACCCGCTGGACGTCCACACCGGCGCCTGA
- a CDS encoding M16 family metallopeptidase gives MSIRVTTLPNGLRVATDTMPGVQSVSLGCWVGVGTRNESASVNGVAHLVEHMLFKGTERRSAFRISEEIENVGGQLNAYTTREQTAYYAKVLHEDAALALDLIADMLQNSVLDSEELVRERTVVLQEIGQSADTPDDIIFDHFQSTAYPGQALGRPVLGSADIVGALSRPALVDYIDGHYGAPGIVLAAAGRLEHDRLVDMALSAFDGLSSRPAPESEDARYAGGDFREARDLEQMHLVLGFDGVGVHDPDYYAHSVMSTLLGGGMSSRLFQEVREKRGLVYSIYTFSGAYRDGGLFGVYAGTGEDEVAELVPVVCDELMRVTEDVTEEEVARAAAQLRAGTLMALESSMSRCEQLGQQLLVYGRPVPVEEIVEKIGAVDRESIVRVARRLRESRPTVAALGPIGRLEEYDRIAARFR, from the coding sequence ATGAGCATCCGCGTGACCACGCTGCCGAACGGGCTGCGCGTCGCCACCGACACGATGCCCGGCGTGCAGTCGGTCTCGCTCGGCTGCTGGGTCGGGGTCGGCACGCGCAACGAGTCCGCGAGCGTCAACGGCGTGGCGCATCTCGTCGAGCACATGCTGTTCAAGGGCACCGAGCGGCGCTCCGCCTTCCGCATCTCCGAGGAGATCGAGAATGTCGGCGGCCAGCTCAACGCCTATACGACGCGCGAACAGACCGCCTATTACGCCAAGGTCCTGCACGAGGACGCGGCGCTGGCGCTCGACCTCATCGCCGACATGCTCCAGAACTCCGTCCTCGACAGCGAGGAGCTGGTGCGGGAGCGCACGGTGGTGCTTCAGGAGATCGGCCAGTCCGCCGACACCCCCGACGACATCATCTTCGACCATTTCCAGTCCACCGCCTATCCGGGGCAGGCGCTTGGCCGGCCCGTGCTGGGGTCGGCGGACATCGTCGGCGCCCTGTCGCGCCCGGCGCTGGTCGACTACATCGACGGCCATTACGGCGCGCCGGGCATCGTCCTGGCCGCCGCGGGGCGGCTGGAGCACGACCGGCTGGTCGACATGGCCCTGTCGGCCTTCGACGGGCTGTCCTCCCGTCCGGCGCCGGAGTCCGAGGACGCGCGGTACGCCGGGGGCGACTTCCGCGAGGCGCGGGACCTGGAGCAGATGCACCTCGTCCTCGGCTTCGACGGGGTGGGGGTGCACGATCCCGATTATTACGCCCATTCGGTGATGTCGACGCTGCTCGGCGGCGGCATGTCCTCCCGCCTCTTCCAGGAGGTGCGGGAGAAGCGCGGGCTGGTCTATTCCATCTACACCTTCTCCGGCGCCTACCGCGACGGCGGGCTGTTCGGCGTCTACGCCGGCACCGGCGAGGACGAGGTGGCGGAACTGGTCCCGGTCGTCTGCGACGAGCTGATGCGGGTGACCGAGGACGTGACCGAGGAGGAGGTGGCCCGCGCCGCCGCCCAGCTCCGCGCCGGGACGCTGATGGCGCTGGAAAGCTCCATGTCGCGCTGCGAGCAGCTCGGCCAGCAGCTTCTGGTCTACGGGCGCCCGGTGCCGGTGGAGGAGATCGTCGAGAAGATCGGGGCGGTCGACCGCGAGTCCATCGTCCGCGTCGCCCGGCGCCTGCGCGAGAGCCGCCCCACCGTGGCGGCGCTCGGCCCGATCGGACGGCTGGAGGAGTATGACCGCATCGCCGCGCGGTTCCGGTAA
- the cyoE gene encoding heme o synthase produces MTDLSIERVSTGPVSGSTPGDYIELLKPRVMSLVVFTGLAGIVLAPGHIHPVLAAVAVLCIAVGAGASGAINMWYDRDIDAVMSRTIRRPIPSGRVEPENALAFGVILAAASVVVMGLAVNWAASALLAMTIGFYVFIYTMWLKRRTPQNIVIGGAAGAFPPMIGWAAVTGGVELPSILLFLLIFLWTPPHFWALALFRNGDYTRAGVPMMPVVAGPDATKRQMLAYTLVLLPVAVAPYFLGIGGPAYLIGSSLLGAFFVLCAVRVLRATDDKPAKQMFGFSILYLFLLFALLMGEHLVTGILTTGGGA; encoded by the coding sequence ATGACGGACCTGAGCATTGAACGGGTCTCGACAGGTCCGGTCTCCGGATCGACGCCGGGTGACTACATCGAACTGCTCAAGCCGCGGGTGATGTCGCTCGTGGTGTTCACCGGGCTGGCCGGCATCGTTCTGGCGCCCGGTCACATCCACCCCGTGCTGGCGGCGGTGGCGGTGCTGTGCATCGCGGTCGGGGCCGGGGCCTCGGGTGCCATCAACATGTGGTACGACCGCGACATCGACGCGGTGATGTCGCGCACCATCCGCCGCCCGATCCCGTCGGGGCGGGTGGAGCCGGAGAACGCGCTGGCCTTCGGGGTGATCCTGGCGGCAGCGTCGGTCGTGGTGATGGGGCTGGCGGTCAACTGGGCGGCGTCGGCGCTGCTGGCGATGACCATCGGCTTCTACGTCTTCATCTACACGATGTGGCTGAAGCGGCGGACGCCGCAGAACATCGTGATCGGCGGGGCGGCCGGCGCCTTCCCGCCGATGATCGGCTGGGCGGCGGTGACGGGCGGTGTGGAGTTGCCCTCCATCCTGCTGTTCCTGCTGATCTTCCTGTGGACGCCGCCGCATTTCTGGGCGCTGGCGTTGTTCCGCAACGGCGACTACACGCGCGCCGGGGTGCCGATGATGCCGGTGGTCGCCGGTCCGGACGCGACCAAGCGGCAGATGCTGGCCTACACGCTGGTTCTGCTGCCGGTCGCCGTGGCGCCGTACTTCCTGGGCATCGGCGGTCCTGCCTATCTGATCGGGTCGAGCCTGCTGGGCGCCTTCTTCGTGCTGTGCGCGGTCCGCGTGCTGCGCGCCACCGACGACAAGCCGGCCAAGCAGATGTTCGGCTTCTCGATCCTCTACCTGTTCCTGCTGTTCGCCCTGCTGATGGGCGAGCATCTGGTGACCGGAATCCTGACGACCGGAGGCGGGGCATGA